The following proteins are co-located in the Agromyces laixinhei genome:
- a CDS encoding class II fumarate hydratase, with translation MGEVRVPASALYRAQTQRAVENFPISGAGLEPQQIQALARIKKAAAQANAQLGVLDSAIAEAIEGAADEVIAGVHNYAEHFPVDVYQTGSGTSSNMNMNEVLATLATGRLGSAVHPNDHVNASQSSNDVFPTSVHIAVTAALIDELIPALDHLAVALEAKAALWAGVVKAGRTHLMDATPVTLGQEFGGYARQVRLGIERVRTALPRVAEVPLGGTAVGTGINTPAGFPQLVISLLQAETELPITEAADHFEAQANRDGLVDASGALRTIAVSLTKIANDIRWMGSGPNTGLGELRIPDLQPGSSIMPGKVNPVVPEAVLMVCARVIGNDATIAWAGASGAFELNVQIPVMGTALLESIRLLSNSVRVLADKTIDGLEADVDRTTALAGMSPSIVTPLNKLIGYEAAAKIAKHSVAEGVTVREAVIALGHVERGDLTVEQLDTALDLLSMTRPPQA, from the coding sequence ATGGGCGAGGTGCGGGTGCCCGCATCGGCGCTCTACCGGGCACAGACCCAGCGAGCCGTCGAGAACTTCCCGATCTCGGGCGCGGGCCTCGAGCCCCAGCAGATACAGGCGCTCGCACGCATCAAGAAGGCCGCCGCACAGGCGAACGCGCAGCTCGGCGTGCTCGACTCCGCCATTGCCGAGGCGATCGAAGGCGCCGCCGACGAGGTCATCGCCGGCGTTCACAACTACGCCGAGCACTTCCCGGTCGACGTGTATCAGACCGGCTCCGGCACCTCGTCGAACATGAACATGAACGAGGTGCTCGCCACCCTCGCGACGGGCCGGCTCGGCAGCGCGGTGCACCCCAACGACCACGTGAATGCCTCGCAGTCGTCGAACGACGTCTTCCCGACATCCGTGCACATCGCGGTCACCGCAGCACTCATCGACGAGCTCATCCCGGCGCTCGACCATCTCGCCGTCGCCCTCGAGGCGAAGGCCGCACTGTGGGCCGGCGTCGTGAAGGCCGGCCGCACCCACCTCATGGACGCGACCCCGGTCACGCTCGGCCAGGAGTTCGGCGGCTACGCCCGCCAGGTTCGGCTCGGCATCGAGCGCGTGCGCACCGCCCTCCCCCGCGTCGCCGAGGTTCCGCTCGGCGGCACGGCCGTCGGTACCGGCATCAACACCCCGGCCGGTTTTCCGCAGCTCGTGATCTCACTGCTGCAGGCCGAGACCGAGCTCCCGATCACCGAGGCCGCCGACCACTTCGAAGCCCAGGCCAACCGCGACGGACTCGTCGATGCCTCCGGCGCGCTGCGCACGATCGCTGTGAGCCTCACGAAGATCGCGAACGACATCCGCTGGATGGGCTCCGGCCCGAACACCGGTCTCGGCGAACTGCGCATCCCCGACCTGCAGCCCGGCTCCTCCATCATGCCCGGCAAGGTCAACCCCGTCGTTCCCGAGGCAGTGCTCATGGTGTGCGCACGCGTCATCGGCAACGACGCGACGATCGCGTGGGCCGGGGCATCCGGAGCCTTCGAACTCAACGTGCAGATTCCCGTCATGGGCACGGCGCTGCTCGAATCGATCCGCCTGCTCTCCAACTCGGTGCGAGTGCTCGCCGACAAGACCATCGACGGCCTCGAGGCCGACGTCGACCGCACGACCGCCCTTGCCGGCATGTCGCCGTCGATCGTGACCCCGCTCAACAAGCTCATCGGCTACGAGGCGGCGGCGAAGATCGCGAAGCACTCGGTCGCAGAGGGCGTCACGGTGCGCGAGGCCGTGATCGCCCTCGGCCACGTCGAGCGCGGCGACCTGACGGTCGAGCAACTCGACACAGCCCTCGACCTGCTGTCGATGACGCGCCCGCCGCAGGCCTGA